AGGTCCTAGAATACCTACAAGCAGGCCTGAAGGCACTTTAAAATTAATGTCCCATAGTACAGGGGTTTTGTCATAATTAACGGTAAGCTGATGAGCTTCTAGTACGGAAGATTGTGTCTGCAGTTTTTTCATCCTTCAACCTTTAAGCATCTTTTAATCCAATCGGCATCATGTTTAATCATTTTCTGATAAGTTTCCCCACTAGAGCCAGCAGAACCCATAGCATCAGCATAGAGACAACAAGGAGCAATAGTAATATCTAATCCTTTTTCCTTACCTGCTGAAATGATTTTACGAAGAGAATCTTTGCTAACATTAGATTCCGGAAAAATAACCTGTATTCTATGTTTAAAAAGATAATCTATAATCTCTTGGATATGGCTGGTACTCAATTGACTCTCAGGTGCTAAACCTTCTGGGGAGGCAACCCTGTGCACCCATTTCCCATTTATTCTTTCTTCTTCCGTAGCTAGATAAGCTCTGGCAAAATAGTTAAATGCATCATGGCTGGTTACTAGGTAACGCTTCTCAGACGGAATTAACCCTAGCTCGTATTTAATCTCTCGATCACTCTGAAGTAAATCCTGCATAAGTTTTTCGCCATTAGCATGGAATACTTCAGCGTGCA
The DNA window shown above is from Neochlamydia sp. AcF84 and carries:
- a CDS encoding zinc ABC transporter substrate-binding protein, with product MKLWLQMCLWMSVFLMVACTSEDQHRRIEREGFGLKNGKIKALSTIAMIGDIVQQVGGEYIDNLTLMRGDLDPHTYQLVKGDDEKLAYADVVFYNGLGLEHGPSLQRFLESNKKAVGLGNKIIKDYPSLVIYSQGQIDPHIWMDMAIWAKIIPYIVEVLSVNDPMHAEVFHANGEKLMQDLLQSDREIKYELGLIPSEKRYLVTSHDAFNYFARAYLATEEERINGKWVHRVASPEGLAPESQLSTSHIQEIIDYLFKHRIQVIFPESNVSKDSLRKIISAGKEKGLDITIAPCCLYADAMGSAGSSGETYQKMIKHDADWIKRCLKVEG